Proteins encoded in a region of the Clostridium butyricum genome:
- the rpmE gene encoding 50S ribosomal protein L31 has product MREGIHPEYHHDAVVKCACGNTFTTGSVKEELKVEICSKCHPFFTGKQKIVDVGGRVDKFNKRFGLNNK; this is encoded by the coding sequence ATGAGAGAAGGCATACATCCAGAATACCATCACGATGCTGTGGTTAAGTGTGCATGTGGAAACACTTTCACTACTGGTTCTGTTAAAGAAGAACTTAAAGTTGAAATATGCTCTAAATGCCACCCATTCTTCACTGGTAAGCAAAAAATCGTTGACGTTGGCGGAAGAGTTGATAAATTCAACAAGAGATTCGGTCTTAACAACAAATAG
- a CDS encoding thymidine kinase, translating to MSKLYFRYGAMNSGKSTHLMQVAHNYEERGMKVLIVKPRVDTKGGDTLVSRLGVNRHVDLLISNDENLFTIVDGYLKEGKRIDCILVDEVQFMKSNQIDQLFEIAVKIDIPIICYGLRTDFKREGFEGSTRLLLLAHSIEEMKTICACGRKAIFNGRKVNGKFVFEGEQIAIDEENNVEYEALCGHCYYKYKENL from the coding sequence ATGAGTAAATTATATTTTAGATATGGTGCAATGAATTCTGGAAAATCAACACATTTAATGCAAGTTGCACACAACTATGAAGAACGAGGCATGAAGGTACTTATTGTAAAGCCAAGAGTTGATACAAAAGGTGGAGATACACTTGTTTCTAGACTCGGAGTAAATAGACATGTGGATTTATTAATTTCCAATGATGAAAATTTATTTACCATAGTTGATGGATATTTAAAAGAAGGAAAAAGAATAGATTGTATATTAGTTGATGAAGTTCAGTTCATGAAATCAAATCAGATAGATCAACTATTTGAAATTGCAGTTAAAATTGATATCCCTATAATTTGTTATGGACTTAGGACTGACTTTAAGAGGGAAGGATTTGAGGGAAGTACAAGACTTCTTTTATTAGCTCATAGTATTGAAGAAATGAAAACTATATGCGCATGTGGAAGAAAAGCTATATTTAATGGAAGAAAAGTTAATGGGAAATTTGTGTTTGAAGGGGAACAGATTGCAATAGATGAAGAAAATAATGTTGAATATGAAGCATTATGTGGACACTGCTATTACAAATACAAAGAAAATTTATAA
- the rho gene encoding transcription termination factor Rho codes for MIKQDYESMTLSKLKEIAKELEIKNISKYKKNELIEEIISVSPNSIKKDGVILRENISPKAVEKIQRSDLEMKNSSSNSENSKIHTGEDKRETSNIKDRNFEKNVKRDYSENQNVNNNRNDDSQNEKKEVLREMINESNSAKGILEILENNNFGFLRCKNYLTSSEDIYVSPSQIRRFNLRTGDEVEGKIREAKESEKFKALLFVQKVNGEAPEKAIGRKSFETLTPIYPTERLKLETQNSGDLSSRLMDIICPLGKGQRGVIVAPPKAGKTTLLKKVAQNIVKNYPDIKLIVLLIDERPEEVTDMIRSINGDVVYSTFDEEPQNHAKVSQMVLERAKRMVEQGKDVVILMDSITRLSRAYNLTITPTGRTLSGGLDPGALIMPKKFFGAARNIEEGGSLTILATALVETGSRMDDMIFEEFKGTGNMEVHLDRRLQERRIFPAIDVYKSGTRKEDLLLSKEELEVAFSIRKIMYKDGNADDVTENLINMLSKTKNNEEFIETFKKNNFKK; via the coding sequence TTGATTAAACAAGATTATGAAAGCATGACCTTAAGCAAATTAAAGGAAATTGCAAAGGAATTAGAAATTAAGAATATATCAAAATATAAGAAAAATGAACTGATAGAAGAAATAATAAGTGTTTCTCCAAATTCAATAAAAAAAGATGGAGTAATTCTTAGAGAAAATATTTCTCCAAAAGCAGTTGAAAAAATACAAAGATCAGATTTAGAAATGAAAAATTCAAGCAGTAATTCAGAAAATTCAAAGATACATACTGGTGAAGATAAAAGAGAAACTAGTAATATAAAAGATAGAAATTTCGAAAAGAACGTAAAAAGAGATTACAGCGAAAATCAAAATGTAAATAATAATAGAAATGATGATTCTCAAAATGAAAAAAAAGAAGTATTAAGAGAAATGATAAATGAATCTAATAGTGCTAAAGGTATATTGGAAATACTGGAAAATAATAATTTTGGATTTTTAAGATGCAAAAATTATTTAACAAGCAGTGAAGATATATATGTATCGCCATCACAAATTAGAAGATTTAATTTGAGAACAGGTGATGAAGTTGAAGGTAAAATAAGAGAAGCCAAAGAAAGCGAAAAGTTTAAAGCGTTATTATTTGTTCAGAAAGTTAATGGTGAAGCACCTGAAAAGGCGATAGGAAGAAAATCTTTTGAAACATTAACTCCAATATATCCAACGGAAAGATTAAAACTTGAGACACAAAACAGTGGAGACCTTTCATCTAGACTGATGGATATAATATGCCCATTAGGAAAAGGTCAAAGAGGTGTTATTGTAGCTCCGCCTAAGGCTGGAAAGACTACTTTATTAAAAAAAGTAGCACAAAACATTGTTAAAAATTATCCGGATATAAAGCTTATAGTTCTTCTTATAGATGAAAGACCAGAAGAAGTTACAGATATGATTAGATCTATAAATGGAGATGTAGTTTATTCAACATTTGATGAAGAACCACAAAATCATGCTAAGGTTTCTCAAATGGTTTTAGAAAGAGCCAAAAGAATGGTTGAGCAAGGAAAAGATGTAGTTATACTTATGGATAGTATAACTAGATTATCTAGAGCTTACAACTTAACGATAACACCAACAGGAAGAACTTTATCAGGAGGTCTTGATCCTGGAGCGTTAATAATGCCAAAGAAATTTTTTGGTGCAGCAAGAAATATTGAAGAAGGTGGAAGTCTTACAATTTTAGCTACAGCACTTGTTGAAACAGGTTCAAGAATGGATGATATGATTTTTGAGGAATTTAAAGGAACAGGAAATATGGAAGTTCATCTTGATAGAAGACTTCAAGAAAGAAGAATTTTCCCAGCAATTGATGTATATAAATCAGGTACTAGAAAAGAAGATTTATTATTATCTAAAGAGGAACTTGAAGTAGCATTTTCAATTAGAAAAATTATGTATAAGGATGGAAATGCAGATGATGTTACTGAAAATCTTATAAATATGCTTTCAAAAACTAAAAATAACGAAGAGTTTATTGAAACTTTTAAGAAAAACAATTTTAAGAAATAA
- a CDS encoding MGDG synthase family glycosyltransferase translates to MKKVLILTISTGQGHNQAAESVSDSFKDKGYEIVKHDFLKNNSKFLNDIIVKGYELMASKFPKTYGAFYKLTDTRIVNALLNFPFFFSRRKVSKLITEIKPDVIVATHALSTRIISELKKKGLNIPYILIVTDFKAHYTYISNYVDAYITGSEYTKKSLIERNIDAEKIYPLGIPINKKFYTEITNASELKDKTYFNLLLMSGSLGLNQISSVLKELLKNPNKLRITVVCGKNIKLKNTLTQYCNENLFQNKKLHILGFTKDVSYLMDYCDVIISKPGGLTVTESIVKNIPLIIPFAIPGQENENIDFLTSERYSILVNNLTDINDIINDLINNPKSLSDRKNRLKSLASTYSLDKIVYVAEDLINKSKK, encoded by the coding sequence GTGAAAAAAGTTTTAATCTTAACAATCTCCACGGGGCAAGGTCATAACCAGGCAGCAGAATCTGTTTCAGATTCATTTAAAGATAAAGGTTATGAAATAGTAAAACATGATTTTTTAAAAAACAATAGTAAGTTTCTTAATGATATAATTGTAAAGGGTTATGAACTCATGGCATCCAAATTTCCAAAAACATATGGTGCGTTTTATAAATTAACAGACACAAGAATAGTAAATGCATTGCTAAATTTTCCTTTTTTCTTTTCAAGGCGAAAAGTATCAAAGCTTATTACAGAAATAAAACCTGATGTAATTGTTGCCACTCATGCTTTAAGTACTAGAATTATCTCTGAATTAAAGAAAAAAGGACTAAATATTCCTTATATCTTAATTGTAACTGATTTTAAAGCCCATTATACTTATATAAGCAATTACGTTGATGCATATATAACTGGCAGCGAATACACAAAAAAATCACTTATTGAAAGGAATATAGATGCAGAAAAGATATATCCTTTAGGAATTCCAATTAATAAAAAATTCTATACAGAAATAACAAATGCATCTGAATTAAAGGATAAAACATATTTTAATTTACTGCTAATGAGTGGAAGCTTAGGATTAAATCAAATTTCTTCAGTATTAAAAGAACTGTTAAAAAATCCAAATAAACTCAGAATTACTGTTGTATGTGGAAAAAATATAAAATTAAAAAATACTCTAACTCAATATTGTAATGAAAATTTATTTCAAAATAAGAAACTTCATATTTTAGGTTTTACAAAAGATGTTTCTTATTTAATGGATTATTGTGACGTAATAATCTCAAAACCAGGCGGATTAACAGTAACTGAATCAATAGTAAAAAACATTCCTTTAATAATTCCATTTGCAATACCTGGACAGGAAAACGAAAATATAGATTTTTTAACAAGTGAAAGATATTCTATTCTAGTCAATAACCTAACTGACATTAATGACATAATTAATGATTTGATAAACAACCCTAAATCATTATCAGATAGAAAAAATAGATTAAAGTCACTGGCCTCAACTTATTCTTTAGATAAAATAGTTTATGTGGCAGAGGACTTAATAAATAAATCAAAAAAATAA